TGTTTCGGTCGTCGAATGATGAAGAAGCAATGAGGTCGATGGGAAGGCCCAAAGACCCTGTAATTGCAAAACTCTTGGTCAGAACTATCGCCTGGATCATGCTTGCACTCGTCGGACTTTATCTTTTCATTACATTTTTACGATTGATTCCAAGTATTCCCTAACCTAAACCCCCTTCAAGTTCTACCAAACATCAATTCATCGTATAATCGCTTCATATGAAATCACCGATGATCGCGGTCGGGTTGGCTTTTGCTTTTGTGGGTAATATTTATTCGCAGAGCGATACGGGGAAGGTGCCGGCGGTGACTTATTCTTCTATTTTCTCGTAGATCGAGGCGATCTGGGGTCGGAGTGCGGGTAGGTCGTCGGTTGCGGTTTTCCAGACGACGTCGAGATTGATGCGAAAGTAATGGTGAGCGATCTTGTCACGCATGCGTGCGATCTGGCTCCAGGCGATGTTTGGATGTGCGTCAGTTATCTCTTGCGATAGATTCTTGACAGCTTCGCCGACGACTTCGATGTTTCTCACGAGAGCGTCCTGAAGCATCGGATTCACCTGATAATCTTCTTCGCGGACGCCGTTTATATAATCTGCCACGCGGTCGCAGCATTCGATGATGTCGTAGAGGTAGAGGCGGTCGTGCCTACTTTTCATAGATGACTTGCAGGTCGGCGAGGACATTCTGACGGATCAGCGGGTGAAGCGACGCTTCGGTGGCGAGATCGACGTTGCGTCCAAAGATCTCTGTGAATGTATCTTCGAGGGCGATGAATTCGACAAGGCCGACCGGTTTCGAGAGCCGAATAAGCAGATCGACATCGCTATTCGCAGTGTCTTCCCCGCGTGCGACCGAACCAAAAACGCCCAGCATCGCAATATCTTTGGCGTTACATGCTGCTCTTAGCCTGCTCATTACCGGTTCAAGATTCATATTGTTCCCCGCGTTCATAGTAGCATACCCCAGACACACCCCAGCAGTTCTGACAATCCCGGATTAAGCGTATAATTACATTAAACGAGGGTGGGCAGCACAATCTGCTTGCAACGTGCTGGAAGATTAATCTATCAAACTGCTTCTGTCGATCAAGGGGAATTAAAAACACTAAAAAACTTATGAAACGAACTATCAAGGGGATCTTTGCGTGTGTGGTTTTGGGGATGATGCTGATGTGCGTCGTCTCGGCACAGAGCGTGGTCAAATCGGAAAATGCGCAGGATACGTGCATTGTGAAATATACGGCGTTGATCGCCTCAGCACCGAGGAATGACGACAACTACGCCGAGCGTGCGCGTTGTCACTACTTCAAAAGCAATGAATTAAGAACGAGTTCGAATGGGCACACCGCCGCATCCGATTCGGAGATCGAACTCGCTCTCGCAGACGCACAAAAGGCGATCGACCTAAACCCAAAAAACACGAATGCCTTAAACGTTCGCGGCATCGTTAAGAGTTACAAAGGCGACGAGATCGCAGCGAGGGTCGATTTCGATCGTGTGATCGAGCTAGACCCGCGAGCGTTCAAAGCGTACATGAACCGAGGCATAGGGAAAAATCGGCTAAAGGATTACGCCGGAGCGATCGCCGATTACACAAAAGTCATTGAGATCGCCACACCGATGTCCGCGACCTATTCCGAACGCGGCATCTCCTATTACAACCTCAGCAAGAAAAACGAAGCCATCGCCGACTTCAACAAAGCCCTTCAACTGGACCCGAAAAATAAACAAGCGACTGACGCCCTCGCGAAGATAAACAGCACCGCAACGACCACGCCCACGCCCACCCGGAGAACCCCAACACCCGCAGAAATTAATGAGCAAGCACGCCAGATCACGCCGGAAATGCGTAAGAAAACGGAGGAGCTTCAGAGATCTACAAAAGCCTTGGGAGATGCGGCGGACAAACGTTATCCTGATTCTTCAACCCCTAAAACCGACGCCGAGTGGGAAAAGATCGCCGCTGACTTTAAGCTGAAGATCGAAGACGCTGTTGAGAAGAAAAAAGATGATGAACTGG
This is a stretch of genomic DNA from Chloracidobacterium sp.. It encodes these proteins:
- a CDS encoding DUF86 domain-containing protein, with protein sequence MKSRHDRLYLYDIIECCDRVADYINGVREEDYQVNPMLQDALVRNIEVVGEAVKNLSQEITDAHPNIAWSQIARMRDKIAHHYFRINLDVVWKTATDDLPALRPQIASIYEKIEE
- a CDS encoding nucleotidyltransferase family protein, producing the protein MNLEPVMSRLRAACNAKDIAMLGVFGSVARGEDTANSDVDLLIRLSKPVGLVEFIALEDTFTEIFGRNVDLATEASLHPLIRQNVLADLQVIYEK
- a CDS encoding tetratricopeptide repeat protein, with the translated sequence MKRTIKGIFACVVLGMMLMCVVSAQSVVKSENAQDTCIVKYTALIASAPRNDDNYAERARCHYFKSNELRTSSNGHTAASDSEIELALADAQKAIDLNPKNTNALNVRGIVKSYKGDEIAARVDFDRVIELDPRAFKAYMNRGIGKNRLKDYAGAIADYTKVIEIATPMSATYSERGISYYNLSKKNEAIADFNKALQLDPKNKQATDALAKINSTATTTPTPTRRTPTPAEINEQARQITPEMRKKTEELQRSTKALGDAADKRYPDSSTPKTDAEWEKIAADFKLKIEDAVEKKKDDELAIKIYGEFDRATERGRFQQPVKYIRRQILRVMFQKGGLKLPSFVFKEMDKLKYTKEDRYVVLNSAIYV